A segment of the Phoenix dactylifera cultivar Barhee BC4 chromosome 15, palm_55x_up_171113_PBpolish2nd_filt_p, whole genome shotgun sequence genome:
ACACGGGCCCTTTTGATGTTAACCACAGGCTGACTAGCTATGCAGGTACATATTGGGATAAGGaaaccaaataatattttctggtTAGTTTTTTTGGGGTGAAATCCTAGATTGTTACATTAAGTATTTGAAAAGATAGTAGATAGTTGGCATGAGAGTCTCATCTGCTACTTTAGTGCTTGTTGATTATCATATTAATATAGAGTTGCTAAAAATTactaataagaaaaaaaaggaagtagTGAGACTGCATTACTTTCGAAATGCGTGGACGTCGATTAAATCAGGAAACCGTATGCCCCACGCCCGGATGGCTCTGTGTGGATATGCTTTCTTTCCATCAGACTGAGATGGTGTtggggtgacgtactcacacgtggatgGCCGAGTAGGATTTTTCACGGGTTGGGGAGGGCATGCAAAAACTTGCgatccgcatcgaacattccttggtggaaggagggcccagtgggggttgctacgcgggtggggttctgcccctccccctcctatttatcacccaaaaaaaagctttttttatataattaattatttttaataatcgtTATATTATTTGCGGTGCCTGTTTTTAAGACTCACGCAGCCACGCGGCCCACGCTGGATGCACATAAAAAGTATGCGTACGAGACCCATCTACAGATCCGCGCTCCACTCTTATGATCTCTTCTCTTGGACCTGATCCTCGAATGGTCCAATAACCGTCAGATCTAGCATTACTTATTTATCAGGGGTTCCGACAATGTTTGTCATTATGGCGACATCGAAGCAACATCTTAGGCACCATTCTTAACTGGATAAGCCTTGCTGACCCATCCGCCCGTCACCTCTCCCAGAATTTCCACGACGATACCCACATGATTCACTCCACGTGTCCCATTCAAACATCCGATCTGCCCTCGCTGAAAAAGATATCCACTCGCGTTGCACCGACAGCGGAGCACCCCAATCCCCTTCTCCCCATTTCTTTCTCGCCTCATCCTCGCTCCGCCTTGTGCCGGTATACCGGTATACCCTCTTGCCCCGCCGTCTTCCCGCCGTACATTATTATGTCACTTCGGAAACGGAAGCGTGTTGGGAGCAGCGGACGCCTCTCCTCCTCCGACGGAACCCTAACGGAAGAGTCCTCCCCCTCCCAGCCGTCGCCCCCCCTCCACCCCGCCTCCAGCCTTGGCGGCTTCAACGACCCGGCCACCGCcgacgtcctcctcctcctccagccgGACGACCCCGATTCCTTCCAGTCGCTCGAGCTCCACCTCCACTCCGCCGCGCTCCGCCGCTCCCGCTACTTCTCCGCCCTCCTCTCCGACCGATGGCACCACCCCGACCCCGGCGGAGACGGGATCCGGCAGCTTTTCCTCAAGATCTCCCCTGCCGGCGACCTACGCTGCCCCCCATTCGACGCCTACGTCGCCGTCCTCCGCCTCCTTCACACCCTCGACTTCGCCGGCGCGATCCGCTCGGTAGCCGACGCCCTGGAGATGCTTCCGGTGGCGCTGGAGCTCCTCTTCGATGACTGTGTCCGGGCCTGTGTCCGGTTCCTCGAGGCCGTGCCGtggaccgaggaggaggaggaggggatccTCAGCGTGATCCCCTTCCTTCGCGAAGAAGAATCCCGAGATCTCCTTGCTAGGGTTTCTCCGAAGGCGGCCGCCGGAGACTGGAATTGCACGTCGGAGGGGATGCTCTGCGGCTTGATCCATTCGGCGATCCATGGCCATCCGAACGTGGCCACCGTGAAGGCCTTCGTGGCGAAGCTACTGAGAGATTACTCCTCTCGGGATTCGGTGCGGAGGGTGCTGGACCAAGCCTTCTTGTTGGGCTTGGACACGGTGAAGGAGTTGCTAGGGAAGTATGCGAGGCCGGATTTCAGGATGGCAGGGGATAACGATGAGAGGGAGGCGATTCAGAGGCTTAATCTGCACGCGACCATGGTGAATGTGAAGCACCTGCATTGGCTGGTGGAGAGGATGATCGAGCTGAGGGTGGCTGACACAGCGGTGAAAGAGTGGAGTGAGCAGACTGCGCTTGCTGCTGACTTGCAGAAGACTTTCAGGGATGATGCATGGAAGAACATAGCTCCGGGACTGCCGACGCTCGTTGCAAGGTGCACTTGCCGGCTTGCCAATTCAGTTGCTTCTGGGTCTACTTTGGCTCCTGGGCAGGTTTGATCTTGGAAATCCTTGTGACAttactttatgcttttattttgaaGAAAGATTAATAATGCAAAACAAGTCCAGTAGCATAGGAGAGATGAAATTAGATATGGGAACTCAAGCAAGGTtaggaatgaatttgatagagacGATAGTATAGAGTTGGAAAAGAGATGGGCCGGACTATAGAGGCTTGAATGAATGAAGTGAAATGTAAATCTGAAGAAACTTTTTATTTTGGGGACTTAGCTTTAGATAAGAACTGATGCTAGGAGCAATCAATATAACCTACCAACCCCAAGCAGATAGGGCAAGGTTTCTTGCTTATATCAATGTGAAAGAGAaagagttattttttttttgtgtgtaaaAATTGATATTCTTGCTGTTTGGACGTGAATTATGCAATTCCAATCATTTTATTTTGCCCCTTTATTTGGAGAAGATTGGTCATCATCAACTTATTTCTCACCATGGGTTTCTGCACTGTTTATTGAATTGTTGAATAGAGGGCTAAGCTACTTTTACTATATCATGGTATCATAATTTAACAAATAAAATTATCAATAAGAAATAAACATGTTATAGTACTTGGGAATATACTGAATTTACTGTTCCTTCTCTCGGGTATTCTTGAGACTATTTGGAGATAATGGTATATAAAACTTAATGTAAGATTTTAGTGCACCATCAAATGCATTCGTCCTATTGACTGGGTAAAATCCCTGCTAATTATACTATAAGATAGTTATCTTCCAACACAATGACAGGAGCCAACATGAATTCTAAAAGTTGCTCTAACAATATATGGAAAAGGGACATGGTAATAACAGAGGCTAGGATTAATCTTTTAATAAAGCTTTCTTTAACATTGTTCTTGCTGTAGCTTAAAAACATTTTATGTTAAATGGTGAGACGAGGACACCAAATGGGTAGTAAATGAAAGGAACTATGAGATTCTTGTTTTATAATGTGGTTCTGTAAAGTTAACAACACAGAGGAAAGACAAAATGTTGTTCAGCAATCCCCAGTTTTGGGGGCTGGGGGCAGTCAATAGACAGCCCTACTTAAGACTTTTTCTTAATGAGGGACGAAAAGAGAGGGGCTGTAAGGGTAAAGAAAactgcaattaaaaggataaaCCTTTCCTTTTTTAACTCAAAAGTGAAATGCTGTTGACTCAAATTGCACAGTTGGAGCTTCGTGGAGCTTTGTTCTTAAAACCAACACCAATCCTTGTGACTTCATTGGCTCTCATACAATTACACTAAAGTTACTTAGAAATTAGTCTTATTTAAACACAATCATCTAGAGTCCTACTTTCCTAATCATAAGTGTGATCTCAGATGACTTGGGATTATGCAAGTCAAAAACTTCATTTGTTTATTACTTGCTACGAGTTAACCAGCCAGGATAGGTTGCTTTTATTTATCTTCTTCCTTATTGTCTTTTCTAACAAGCCGTAATTTGAGTAGTGCTTCTAATTTATGTCTACCAAgagttttttgttttcaaaGTAAAGGGCTAATGCATTGCTTCTTAGTTACAAAAGGTGCCCCCCATTATGTGGATGATGTTGATAAATCCATAGAAAAGTTATTTTTCTCAAAGACCTCAGTAGAGGCTTACAAAAATGTCCTATAGAAATTTTACAGACACCCTAAAGACAAGCTAAATCTAGACCGACTGCCAACTATAGTACTCTTCTGGCACTGATCTTAGTGTATTTAGTGGGAAAACTGTAGATCTACTAAGAAATTCTGTGTCACACAACAAGATGATCTAGTTACCATTTTCCCATCTTGGCTGTGGATAATTCACCATGACATTGTTGGTTTGATACAATTTAGGGGCCTATATTGATTTTTTTCCCCAGCAGGTAGGAAATTTGATGATGCTGACCCATGAACAATAACAAGTTTGCTAATGTAGAACTTTTAGATTTTAGATCTTGCATGTTTTAATTTATCGACAAATATCTTACAGTTTCATCACATGCACATGTCCTTTCTAACTTCAACATCTTTTATTTGAACCAAAGTAAGTTTGAGCAGTTGCATTTGTTGCATCCTCCATGTCATCTTTGAAAAAGTATCTTGAGCATCTTTGGTGAAGTTACCATCTTCCATTGGACTAAAACACTCTGAATTTCATACCAAGAGTTCTAATTTTCCACAAAGCTTAAACCACATGACTAACCTTCCATCATTTTCCTTTATAGGTATTTGTGATGCCATCTTGAAAATTTTTGCAATGTCTTCGTGCTGCTGagtattttgttttcttgttcACTCCCCTTGCACAATATTGACAAATTTCCTTCAAGTGCCAGTGAAGTCTAACCTTTTCACACACTTGAAACACTTGATCTTTTTTAGCAAAAAGGTTTCAATGTTTTACTCTTTCTCATTGACACCCCAAGGATATTACTAGAATTGCTTCAACATGATTCAGATTGCTTTGACTGATGTCAGCTAACCAGGATTTGCTGTCCAATTCCAAACATCTCATGATCATAGGTTTCCTTTGGCTGTCTGCATCTTCatctctttttattttggttttcaaGTGATGTTTGTCTCTATGTATGGTGGAAAGCTGCTTCCTCCAATCATTGAAATTTGTCCAACTGTGGGCCTCCTGTTGTAAGTTCTTCTTCTGTCTTGCATCTTTCTTTAAGTGGGAGCTCTTACTAGTCTGCAGGGCCAATATGGTCTTAGTGAAATAATCTAGGGACTCAAATTTGCAAGCATACATGTCTAGAACCTAGTTCAATTTGTTCGTGTCTATTtatatggtttgtgctttttcTTCTAAAGAATGTACTTTCTTGTATAGTGCTTGATATAGCCtctcttttttaaaattatgatgctGATCACcatgcatgcatgtgattgATTCCCTATGTTTTGAAAATCCATATTATCATATTAAGAGAAGATTTGATTGAAGCAGAAAG
Coding sequences within it:
- the LOC103704297 gene encoding BTB/POZ domain-containing protein At1g63850-like isoform X1; the encoded protein is MSLRKRKRVGSSGRLSSSDGTLTEESSPSQPSPPLHPASSLGGFNDPATADVLLLLQPDDPDSFQSLELHLHSAALRRSRYFSALLSDRWHHPDPGGDGIRQLFLKISPAGDLRCPPFDAYVAVLRLLHTLDFAGAIRSVADALEMLPVALELLFDDCVRACVRFLEAVPWTEEEEEGILSVIPFLREEESRDLLARVSPKAAAGDWNCTSEGMLCGLIHSAIHGHPNVATVKAFVAKLLRDYSSRDSVRRVLDQAFLLGLDTVKELLGKYARPDFRMAGDNDEREAIQRLNLHATMVNVKHLHWLVERMIELRVADTAVKEWSEQTALAADLQKTFRDDAWKNIAPGLPTLVARCTCRLANSVASGSTLAPGQVRMKFVKNWLPVLNVCRDVASPMPTGHKSVFQELEETFLRIISTLPMSYAQELLQQCLSFSTRNVDDCPHLTSAFQTWFRRANRPPHDRIAS
- the LOC103704297 gene encoding BTB/POZ domain-containing protein At1g63850-like isoform X3; this translates as MSLRKRKRVGSSGRLSSSDGTLTEESSPSQPSPPLHPASSLGGFNDPATADVLLLLQPDDPDSFQSLELHLHSAALRRSRYFSALLSDRWHHPDPGGDGIRQLFLKISPAGDLRCPPFDAYVAVLRLLHTLDFAGAIRSVADALEMLPVALELLFDDCVRACVRFLEAVPWTEEEEEGILSVIPFLREEESRDLLARVSPKAAAGDWNCTSEGMLCGLIHSAIHGHPNVATVKAFVAKLLRDYSSRDSVRRVLDQAFLLGLDTVKELLGKYARPDFRMAGDNDEREAIQRLNLHATMVNVKHLHWLVERMIELRVADTAVKEWSEQTALAADLQKTFRDDAWKNIAPGLPTLVARCTCRLANSVASGSTLAPGQC
- the LOC103704297 gene encoding BTB/POZ domain-containing protein At1g63850-like isoform X2, which codes for MSLRKRKRVGSSGRLSSSDGTLTEESSPSQPSPPLHPASSLGGFNDPATADVLLLLQPDDPDSFQSLELHLHSAALRRSRYFSALLSDRWHHPDPGGDGIRQLFLKISPAGDLRCPPFDAYVAVLRLLHTLDFAGAIRSVADALEMLPVALELLFDDCVRACVRFLEAVPWTEEEEEGILSVIPFLREEESRDLLARVSPKAAAGDWNCTSEGMLCGLIHSAIHGHPNVATVKAFVAKLLRDYSSRDSVRRVLDQAFLLGLDTVKELLGKYARPDFRMAGDNDEREAIQRLNLHATMVNVKHLHWLVERMIELRVADTAVKEWSEQTALAADLQKTFRDDAWKNIAPGLPTLVARCTCRLANSVASGSTLAPGQMRDCCS